The genomic interval NNNNNNNNNNNNNNNNNNNNNNNNNNNNNNNNNNNNNNNNNNNNNNNNNNNNNNNNNNNNNNNNNNNNNNNNNNNNNNNNNNNNNNNNNNNNNNNNNNNNNNNNNNNNNNNNNNNNNNNNNNNNNNNNNNNNNNNNNNNNNNNNNNNNNNNNNNNNNNNNNNNNNNNNNNNNNNNNNNNNNNNNNNNNNNNNNNNNNNNNNNNNNNNNNNNNNNNNNNNNNNNNNNNNNNNNNNNNNNNNNNNNNNNNNNNNNNNNNNNNNNNNNNNNNNNNNNNNNNNNNNNNNNNNNNNNNNNNNNNNNNNNNNNNNNNNNNNNNNNNNNNNNNNNNNNNNNNNNNNNNNNNNNNNNNNNNNNNNNNNNNNNNNNNNNNNNNNNNNNNNNNNNNNNNNNNNNNNNNNNNNNNNNNNNNNNNNNNNNNNNNNNNNNNNNNNNNNNNNNNNNNNNNNNNNNNNNNNNNNNNNNNNNNNNNNNNNNNNNNNNNNNNNNNNNNNNNNNNNNNNNNNNNNNNNNNNNNNNNNNNNNNNNNNNNNNNNNNNNNNNNNNNNNNNNNNNNNNNNNNNNNNNNNNNNNNNNNNNNNNNNNNNNNNNNNNNNNNNNNNNNNNNNNNNNNNNNNNNNNNNNNNNNNNNNNNNNNNNNNNNNNNNNNNNNNNNNNNNNNNNNNNNNNNNNNNNNNNNNNNNNNNNNNNNNNNNNNNNNNNNNNNNNNNNNNNNNNNNNNNNNNNNNNNNNNNNNNNNNNNNNNNNNNNNNNNNNNNNNNNNNNNNNNNNNNNNNNNNNNNNNNNNNNNNNNNNNNNNNNNNNNNNNNNNNNNNNNNNNNNNNNNNNNNNNNNNNNNNNNNNNNNNNNNNNNNNNNNNNNNNNNNNNNNNNNNNNNNNNNNNNNNNNNNNNNNNNNNNNNNNNNNNNNNNNNNNNNNNNNNNNNNNNNNNNNNNNNNNNNNNNNNNNNNNNNNNNNNNNNNNNNNNNNNNNNNNNNNNNNNNNNNNNNNNNNNNNNNNNNNNNNNNNNNNNNNNNNNNNNNNNNNNNNNNNNNNNNNNNNNNNNNNNNNNNNNNNNNNNNNNNNNNNNNNNNNNNNNNNNNNNNNNNNNNNNNNNNNNNNNNNNNNNNNNNNNNNNNNNNNNNNNNNNNNNNNNNNNNNNNNNNNNNNNNNNNNNNNNNNNNNNNNNNNNNNNNNNNNNNNNNNNNNNNNNNNNNNNNNNNNNNNNNNNNNNNNNNNNNNNNNNNNNNNNNNNNNNNNNNNNNNNNNNNNNNNNNNNNNNNNNNNNNNNNNNNNNNNNNNNNNNNNNNNNNNNNNGACCATCGTGTGCCCGATTGCGCTAGTACCCTTAGCGCGTCTTCCATCAGTTCTTCTGTAGGATCATCAATAACCTTGTTCCCTGGTGCACCAGGGTTGTCCTTCATCTGATATatctcattgatgtcctttgcgctgaaGTGTACTGTCTCTCCCTTAAAAGTCACCGCATCCCTATTTCCGTACAGACTCTCGCGGTAGAAGTCCCGCACTACTTGAGGCAtgatgatggatgggcactgacAGAACGTgtcccacccatgctccacaATGACGCTCGTGATGAGCTCAGGTAGTGGAGTCAGCGCAGGATAGAAGCCCATCTCAATCAACATGTCatcgttttcttttctttttgatgaTCGCTTCCTTACCGATGCAGGCTCACTGCTTTCTACTACGTCCTTGCCTTTTGCCTATGCAAGTTCAGCTGCTTGCCTTAGTCATTTCTCCCGCTCCATGCGCTGTTCTTCTTTCTCGCATTCAGCGAGTTCCTTGCCCTTGCTCTTATATAAGCGCTTCTTGTTAACTTCGCACTTCCTCCTCTTCTCCTCCAAAAACAAtctctcatcttcttccttcttcctcctctttttttcttcttcttctctctcttctctttcaaactcttcttcaaactgctcagaggccagcaatAGGCGTTGTTCCTACTCGCGCTTCCAGATCCCTTCAAGTCGGGCAAGCTCATTATTGCTTCGCATCTCCtcaaactccaatcttcttcttctattcccctCTGCAATGATGAGCTTGcccctctccatcttttcttgcttctcttattcttcttttatttttctctcctcCTCTTCCAAAGCTAAAATAAAACTTTGAGGGTCGATGTTGGACCTTTGCgacgcattctccttgcgacgctgCATTAGGGGGGTTCTCTctgtttcttctccttcatctgCTACAACTAATTGTGTTGCTTCAGGTTGCACCGGTTCCATCAGTTTCGTCGTTTCCCCCTATCCTCTCTTatggaggttgattctccatacTTCTCAGGGCTCAGAGCCCTCTgtcttgcttcttcttcttctcttaggCGCATTTTTTCACGTCGGCGTAATTTTCTctcctctttctccttcttcttcctctttttcttgGCCTCTTcgtcttcatcatcatcctttttctctttattctttCTTGCCTTGTGATGATGTGAAGACTCCGCCTTTCCAGCCTTCTTTCCCTTgctcttcttcttgttcttatCTTTCTTCTCAGCCTCTGCTGGCtgcttctctctcttcttctcttccttctcgACCTCTGCTCGCTTCTTCTTATCTTCCTTCTCGGCCTCTGCTGGCTGCACACCCCCTGCAACCTCCTCCATCGCAATGTCAGGGGTCACCAATGTAACCTCCGCTTCTCTGGCCTCCTCGACTgtgatctcttcttcttctctttgcttgATCGAAATTTCCTCGTCTTCTTTTCTTGGAGGCTCTTGATAATTTTCTgcgatgaaaatcaccttctGAGTCTCTGGGACCAGGacatcattttccttttcttcttcttccacccaccactactccatccttTACTGTTTCATCTGCCACTACTGCCACCTCCTCCTCCATAGGCAGTGGTTAGattacaacccctgcctcgggcaGTTCTCCTCCTTGCTCAAAGTAGTGaggatgttgccaaacacctctGTATCATCTCGTCTCTTCCTTTTGCTTTTAGTAGAGACGGAGGGTGTAGGCATGCTCTCGGTGCTTCCTTCTCTCTTGAACACAGGAGGCCTGACGGCCAAAGGGTTTCTCCGGGTTCTTCCAGCGAGTCTAGATACAGTGCGGGCTTGGGCAGAAAGCCGGCGACTGGCAGCCAGGAATGCTACCTCTCGCATGGTTGCTTGGTCAGGGGTGGAAGGTGAAGTGGATTGGTTTGGGGTTTGGTCAGCCATGGAATCGAGCTTGGAAAGGTTTGATGAGAATTCGAGTTTCTGGGGAGAAAGAAAGATTCAGAATGCAAAATGCTAGGGTTTCTAAGTTTGCCAACGTAGGGTAAAAGATTTCCAACGAAGGGGGAGGttgtatttataggttgggccgtggTGGGGCCCACGCGATTTTCACGGCGACTGGCCTCAAGCAGCTCAACAGGTGCATCGTTCCACCTCCCTCATTTATGGATTTTCAAATAAAGCATCCTTTCGTCTGCCAAGTTATAATTTCTTGGGGATACGAATCGATTGGACTTCTTCCCACATTGCCAAAcgactttttctttaatattttatttgaatggacaCATGATAAAGCATAATGCATTTTGTTCACTAACGCAACTGTATCTTTGCAGAggatgggcaacaacgcatatatccccgcaacacaccccttagccaatgcatttctggaggatacctcaacatagtgcatttggctaaggacgggcaaaggacacatgCGAGTggaacacacccctcaactcaacacAGTTGAGTTAGGTGAACGCAAGGCATTTCTAGTTGGTTTGGGATGCGTCCATTATTGTCTTGCTTTcttgttgttaattgttttattctttttattttacatttttcatcagTGCAAGTGCTGAGAATTGCGGCGatacattttcctttattactcaatcattcacaattTAAAGCACACACTCTGATTAcaaaaagtaaaagaattaaagacagGACCAAATTAAATGCACAGAAGTAAATGGTGAAATAattcataaaatcaaaatttgaattaaatgaagcatTTAAGACAAAATTCAGAATTTAAAGAGACAGGAATTCAATAAAGCAATTTTAA from Benincasa hispida cultivar B227 chromosome 10, ASM972705v1, whole genome shotgun sequence carries:
- the LOC120088994 gene encoding protein PXR1-like, with product MEEEVAVVADETVKDGVVVENYQEPPRKEDEEISIKQREEEEITVEEAREAEVTLVTPDIAMEEVAGGVQPAEAEKEDKKKRAEVEKEEKKREKQPAEAEKKDKNKKKSKGKKAGKAESSHHHKARKNKEKKDDDEDEEAKKKRKKKEKEERKLRRREKMRLREEEEARQRALSPEKYGESTSIREDRGKRRN